The window AAAATTATTTTACATTTGCAAAAATAAAATTTAAAATGAATAAGTTTTTTACGGTATTCTTACTATTCTCTGCTTTTGTAAATGCACAAACAATTAAAGGAAAAATAACAACTACAAATAGTAGCGATTTACCTTTTGCAAACATTGTTATTAAAGGTTCAATAAACGGAACTACAGCCGACGAAAACGGATTGTACGAAATAAAAACCAAAAAAAATAAAGTTGTTTTAATAGTTTCTTCTGTTGGGTTTTTATCTCAAAGAAAAACGATAACTGTAAACGCTAACGAAGTAAAAACTGTAAACTTTACATTAAAAGAAACTGCTGAAATATTAGATCAAATTACGGTAACCGGAACAAGAACTGACAAAAGAAGGACAAAATCTCCTGTAATTGTAAACATCATAAACTCACAAACATTAGCTGATGTACAAGCTTGTAATTTATCTGAAGGCTTAAAATTTCAAACAGGTTTACGTGTAGAAACTGATTGTCAAACGTGTAATTATACGCAGTTAAGAATGAATGGTTTAGCTGGTGGATATTCTCAAATTTTAATAAACGGAAGACCTATTTTTAGTCCGTTAACTGGTTTATACGGTTTAGAACAAATTCCTGCAAATATGATTGATAGGATTGAGGTTGTTCGCGGAGGCGGTTCTGCTTTATACGGCTCAAGTGCAATTGGAGGAACTGTAAATGTGATTACTAAAATCCCGAAACGAAACGATTTTAGCGTTGGTTACACGTATCAAAATATTAAAGGAAGTTCAGATCATATTTTTGCTGGAAACGCAACTGTTGTTAATGAAGATAGAAATGCAGGAGTTTCATTTTTTGTAAATAACAGACACCGAAATTTATACGATGCAAACGGCGATAATTTTTCTGAATTACCTGAATTAAAGAATACTTCTTTTGGTACAAACTTATTTTTTCTTCCAACAGAAAATCAAAAAATAGAAGTTAATTTTAGTAAAATGAATGAATACCGTTATGGTGGCGAAATGGTTGAAGGTGCTCCGCATTTTGCTTTTCAATCTGAAGAAAGAACGCACGATGTGTATGTTGGTAATATTGATTATCAAATTAATTTTAATGACCAAAAAAGCTCATTAATCACATATTTAGCAACACAATATACCGGAAGAGAACATTATACTGGTATTCGTCCGGAGCAAGGAACTGCTGAAGATTTAGACCATTTAGCTAATCCGCCATATGGAACTTCAGAAACTACAACGTTTCAAGGTGGACTTCAATTAAACCATAAATTAGACGAATTTTTAGGCGGAAATAACGTATTAACTTTTGGAGGTGAATTTGTACAAGATGATGTTTTTGATGTGATTGAAGCCTATCAATATAAAGTAGATCAATTAACGCAAAACATTGGAATCTTCTTTCAAAGCGATTGGGAAATAAACGAAAAATGGAATTTATTGGCTGGAGCACGTTTTGATAATCATACGTTAAACAATAGAGCTATTAACAAAGAAGTAGTTAATAATGTGGTTAGTCCGCGAGTTTCATTATTGTATAAACCATTTGAAAAAACACAACTTAGAGCAACTTGGGGAACTGGTTTTAGAGCTCCACAAGCTTTTGACACCGATTTACATATTGCTTTTGCAGGTGGCGGAATTTCAAGAGTTCAGTTAGCAGAAGACTTAAAAAAAGAACGTTCTAATAGTTATAGTGTATCTTTTAATTATGACAAACCAACCGAACATTATATCTACGGATTTACTGTGGAAAGTTTTTACACAAAACTAGACGATGCTTTTATTTTAGAAAATATTGGTACCGATTCTTTTGGTGAATTGTTCGAAAAAAGAAATGGAGATGGAGCAACCGTTAAAGGAATTGCTTTAGAAGCTCGTTTAAATTACGATGGAATTTTCCAATTAGAAAGTGGTTTTACATTTCAATCAAGTAAAAACGCTTCACCTGTTCAATATTCAGATGCTTTAAATCCGAAACAAGAGTTTTTAAGAACTCCTAATAATTATGGTTTTGCAACACTAACGTATTCGCCAAATCAGAAATTTAAAACAGCTTTAAACTTGGTTTATACAGGAGAAATGGAAGTTTTACACGTAGCTTCTCCACAAAATTTAATTGCTGATGAATATTTTACTTCTCCAAGTTTTACGGAAATTGGAATTAAATCGAGTTATAATTTTAATCTTTCTAAGTTACAAACCAATTTAGAGTTTTCAGCTGGTGTAAAAAATCTGTTTGATAGTTACCAATCTAAATTTGATATTGGAAAAGAACGTGATAGTAATTTTATTTACGGACCAGCAACACCAAGAACTATTTTCTTCGGAATAAAATTTGGGAGTTAATAAAGTATATTATTTTTTCATATTAAAGTAAGTAGAGAGTTCTTTTGGACCTTCTAAATTAGTCCTTATAATATGCATTTTTCCTTCTTTATCACTTTCTAAATGCCATTTTATTAGCGTAATTTGATTGTTTTCAATCTCTAAACCAGTAATACATCGTGGATGCACACAACTACCATCATTGAAGTGAGGTAACTCGTCAAAATTTGGAAACCTTGGTCTGTGTGTATGACCAGTAATTACCATTTGATTATTATTTCTTTGAATCCATTTTTCAATTTTACGCTCAACTTTAATTAACTCTTTAAAGTTTTGTGCTGGACTTGTTGGATCTTTTATCCCAATTAATTGCAATGGTCTCCAAAGAAAACGCACTAAAAATCTACTTAATTTCCAAAAAACGTAATTAAACCAATCTGCCTGATGACCGTGCATTAAAAATATAGATTCTTCTTCTGTGTTTTTTAAAATAATTGCTTCAGAAAAAGAAACATTTACCATAAGCTCTTTCTTTTTTTGCTCAGAAAAACTATAATAAGAAGCTAAGTTTTTTTCTACGTTCTTTGGGTTTTTATAATCCATATCATGATTTCCCCAAATAAAATGAAGCTGATTTTTAGAGTGAAACTTCTTTAAAACACCAAAAACATCTTTGTTAGCTTCAAAGATATCTTTAAAATTATTTTCCCAAAGTTCGTCTCCATCACCTAATTCAATATAGGTAAAATCCTTTTTTAAATATTGCTCAAGAGCAAATACAAAAACTTCTCTATTGTGTTTAAAATCGTCTGCAAAACTATTGTTACCTCTATGACAATCGCTAAACAACACGTATTTAGACTCCTTATTTAAAGGAAGGGTTTTTGCTTTTTTAAATGCGCTGGTTATTCTACTATTAGAAGACATAACCCAAAGATGCATAAAAAAAGCGAGGTTATAAAACCTCGCTTTTTAAAAATTTCTATAAAAGATTACAAAGCATATTGTAAACCAACTGTTATAGTTTCTTTTTGCTCTAATTGAATTCCGTTAACATCTTGATATAATGGTGTTGCATATTCAAACCCA of the Tenacibaculum todarodis genome contains:
- a CDS encoding TonB-dependent receptor; its protein translation is MNKFFTVFLLFSAFVNAQTIKGKITTTNSSDLPFANIVIKGSINGTTADENGLYEIKTKKNKVVLIVSSVGFLSQRKTITVNANEVKTVNFTLKETAEILDQITVTGTRTDKRRTKSPVIVNIINSQTLADVQACNLSEGLKFQTGLRVETDCQTCNYTQLRMNGLAGGYSQILINGRPIFSPLTGLYGLEQIPANMIDRIEVVRGGGSALYGSSAIGGTVNVITKIPKRNDFSVGYTYQNIKGSSDHIFAGNATVVNEDRNAGVSFFVNNRHRNLYDANGDNFSELPELKNTSFGTNLFFLPTENQKIEVNFSKMNEYRYGGEMVEGAPHFAFQSEERTHDVYVGNIDYQINFNDQKSSLITYLATQYTGREHYTGIRPEQGTAEDLDHLANPPYGTSETTTFQGGLQLNHKLDEFLGGNNVLTFGGEFVQDDVFDVIEAYQYKVDQLTQNIGIFFQSDWEINEKWNLLAGARFDNHTLNNRAINKEVVNNVVSPRVSLLYKPFEKTQLRATWGTGFRAPQAFDTDLHIAFAGGGISRVQLAEDLKKERSNSYSVSFNYDKPTEHYIYGFTVESFYTKLDDAFILENIGTDSFGELFEKRNGDGATVKGIALEARLNYDGIFQLESGFTFQSSKNASPVQYSDALNPKQEFLRTPNNYGFATLTYSPNQKFKTALNLVYTGEMEVLHVASPQNLIADEYFTSPSFTEIGIKSSYNFNLSKLQTNLEFSAGVKNLFDSYQSKFDIGKERDSNFIYGPATPRTIFFGIKFGS
- a CDS encoding metallophosphoesterase, which codes for MHLWVMSSNSRITSAFKKAKTLPLNKESKYVLFSDCHRGNNSFADDFKHNREVFVFALEQYLKKDFTYIELGDGDELWENNFKDIFEANKDVFGVLKKFHSKNQLHFIWGNHDMDYKNPKNVEKNLASYYSFSEQKKKELMVNVSFSEAIILKNTEEESIFLMHGHQADWFNYVFWKLSRFLVRFLWRPLQLIGIKDPTSPAQNFKELIKVERKIEKWIQRNNNQMVITGHTHRPRFPNFDELPHFNDGSCVHPRCITGLEIENNQITLIKWHLESDKEGKMHIIRTNLEGPKELSTYFNMKK